In Bicyclus anynana chromosome 22, ilBicAnyn1.1, whole genome shotgun sequence, the following proteins share a genomic window:
- the LOC112044533 gene encoding transcription initiation factor TFIID subunit 3 — MSEAYSREILRRNVAQICQTIGWNGINSTPLDILVHVLEKYICTLGTQANRYAEQFNRTEPNLHDLGLVFRDLHIQLPELTEYTRSVPPVHPPVKSENFPKPKESNLNFLKPGSHEVVTRPMHVHEHLPPMYPEKERDTPAVAGTVEIRQNGIDSMDTSNPTCTSPEISVTDSPEKSKEIFKRPIDPVSLQNSKRPRLRLDEEERTREISSVMMTMSGFLSPAREGKLPEPRPPTIPSERHDKHKANSHHSNSMKVPLLDKSDKKSKKNKLLNGKIMKSKRKDKSHKGESSKSKDSNKLDRYPPGYPVKSKDIHPTHHNHVTMPAPRMMPPSKPPAPAPAPPPPVVPAPVALPAPMPLPVQEPLRPVIKQEPIDPPPPPTSKPPPRVAEDAIPVPRKIPISKSPLVSNSLPVNKQQQQQSTTNSLIPEVEIKKEIVEEEEKLASQPDRSKSNIFKRISNKSKEDKITPEVVPDKPHTQSDALISRLQNSAHNSAHDSKNDNIRVKSVESIMNNNNSPVDLSREIDIRSHEVIDIDDDSFDINPMPYRLHPEPRPPGGLSINKSLQFPFSKDMVGVSPKTKKEKKHKEKKDKASKIEAKLKKQHQQLQNFQMVQMAEKKKMKVSSEKPTKPNRPKNEAKLPQMPPGFPFFHNMPPGRGMMSGPGLIPSDLFANLANNPALRGLPPPNLLTNPFALGSTGPGLIPGPSFLPGGLGAGIPNHLMQMGNFPHTSRSSSVKIPPMLRRPSLEVIPVDNEEQRILHKSSMIGRDKDRHDKHKPPTIPNILQKQKLKSKDHKANLYKMPPVQPDITIELNPPKMEPVRQEPPREQPPPVRLPSPKIEPAPIPEPTPAPKPEPERVPIPEIPQDKEPENSERKKDKSHKKEKRDKDGIKIKKKKDKKDKSKDKTEKKKEKEERQELKDKIKKEKKEKKKDKAADGLVPKLTLKLSSSNSNSPMPPSSPDIFKLNIRPVVKKEDDASIKDEPTSREHSRSPELAQISALVTRPPKQKHSKHNHIADGEALSSPPSPSSPPRRSRPPSSHSKLKKILFKPMSKKAIDDLDDDSVSFSEEPSPAVAPVPAPVAVDKPGGPLPTPYYVDDQGNKIWVCPACGRPDNGSPMIGCDGCDGWYHWVCVGITEEPGATEDWFCKSCLAKRAAMVLAGVPSGKKRGRKPKGEKIRDCH; from the coding sequence ATGTCAGAAGCGTATAGCCGTGAGATTCTACGGAGGAATGTTGCGCAAATATGCCAAACTATAGGATGGAACGGCATAAACTCGACTCCGCTGGACATTTTGGTACACGTTTTGGAGAAGTACATATGTACACTGGGCACACAAGCTAACAGATATGCTGAACAATTTAATAGGACTGAACCAAATTTACATGACTTAGGATTAGTGTTTCGTGATTTACACATACAACTTCCAGAACTAACAGAATACACTCGTAGTGTGCCACCTGTACACCCCCCTGTAAAATCTGAAAACTTTCCCAAACCTAAAGAGTCTAATTTGAATTTTCTTAAACCTGGCAGCCATGAGGTTGTCACGAGACCAATGCATGTGCATGAGCACTTGCCACCCATGTATCCTGAAAAAGAAAGGGATACGCCAGCCGTCGCAGGCACTGTTGAAATCCGTCAAAATGGCATTGACAGCATGGATACCAGCAACCCTACCTGTACGAGCCCCGAAATATCAGTCACAGATAGTCCAGAAAAGtctaaagaaatatttaaaagaccAATTGATCCAGTTTCATTACAAAATAGCAAAAGACCAAGGTTACGATTGGATGAGGAGGAACGAACTAGAGAAATCAGTAGTGTTATGATGACAATGTCAGGTTTCCTTTCACCAGCGCGAGAAGGTAAACTGCCTGAACCAAGACCCCCCACTATACCATCTGAGCGGCATGACAAACATAAAGCAAACTCTCACCATTCAAACTCAATGAAAGTACCGTTGTTAGATAAAAGCGATAAGAAatctaagaaaaataaattattgaatggcaaaattatgaaaagtaaaagaaaagatAAAAGTCATAAAGGTGAAAGTAGTAAATCTAAGGATAGTAATAAATTGGACAGGTATCCACCAGGGTATCCAGTAAAGAGTAAAGATATACACCCAACCCATCATAATCATGTAACAATGCCTGCGCCAAGGATGATGCCTCCGTCAAAGCCTCCAGCACCAGCACCTGCACCACCCCCTCCTGTGGTACCAGCTCCTGTTGCACTACCTGCACCAATGCCATTACCAGTACAGGAGCCCTTAAGGCCTGTAATAAAGCAGGAGCCCATAGATCCTCCACCTCCTCCAACAAGTAAACCACCACCAAGAGTTGCCGAAGATGCAATTCCAGTACCAAGAAAAATACCAATCTCAAAATCTCCATTAGTTTCAAACTCCTTACCTGTAAATaagcaacaacaacaacagtcTACAACAAATTCTCTTATTCCAGAAGTAGAAATTAAGAAAGAGATTGTTGAGGAGGAGGAAAAACTGGCTTCTCAGCCTGATAGAtcaaaaagtaatatatttaaaagaatatcgAACAAATCTAAAGAAGACAAAATCACTCCAGAGGTTGTCCCTGACAAACCACACACACAGTCAGACGCTTTGATCTCAAGATTACAGAATTCTGCACACAATTCAGCACATGATTCAAAGAATGATAACATAAGAGTTAAAAGTGTGGAGTCTATTATGAACAACAATAATAGCCCTGTAGATTTGTCCAGAGAAATAGATATTAGATCTCACGAAGTTATTGACATTGATGATGATTCCTTTGACATAAACCCTATGCCATATAGGTTACACCCAGAACCCCGACCACCAGGTGGTCTATCAATCAATAAATCTCTACAATTCCCATTCTCCAAGGACATGGTTGGTGTGAGCCCgaaaacaaagaaagaaaagaaacatAAAGAGAAGAAGGACAAAGCATCAAAGATAGAGGCAAAACTTAAGAAACAACATCAGCAGTTACAGAATTTCCAAATGGTTCAAATGGCtgagaaaaagaaaatgaaagtgAGTAGTGAAAAGCCAACAAAACCAAACAGGCCAAAGAATGAAGCAAAATTACCACAAATGCCTCCAGGATTTCCGTTCTTTCACAATATGCCTCCAGGTAGAGGAATGATGTCTGGCCCAGGATTAATACCAAGTGACCTATTTGCTAATTTAGCTAATAATCCTGCACTCAGGGGCTTACCACCTCCAAACTTACTTACAAACCCTTTTGCATTAGGATCAACAGGACCTGGATTAATACCAGGGCCCAGCTTTCTTCCAGGCGGTCTAGGAGCAGGTATTCCAAACCACCTAATGCAAATGGGCAATTTCCCTCACACATCCCGATCGTCTTCTGTGAAAATTCCACCAATGCTCCGTCGGCCTAGTTTGGAGGTAATACCTGTAGACAATGAAGAGCAAAGAATACTGCATAAGTCATCCATGATAGGACGCGACAAAGACCGCCACGATAAGCACAAACCACCAACCATTCCAAATATTTTACAGAAACAAAAATTGAAAAGTAAAGATCACAAAGCAAACTTGTATAAAATGCCTCCTGTACAACCAGACATAACGATTGAGTTAAATCCTCCAAAAATGGAACCAGTCAGGCAAGAACCGCCAAGAGAACAACCGCCTCCAGTGCGATTACCGTCTCCGAAAATAGAACCTGCACCTATCCCTGAGCCAACACCTGCACCCAAACCTGAACCAGAAAGGGTTCCGATTCCAGAGATTCCGCAAGATAAAGAACCCGAGAATTCAGAAAGGAAAAAGGACAAGtcgcataaaaaagaaaaacgtgACAAAGACggtataaaaatcaaaaagaaaaagGACAAGAAGGACAAAAGCAAAGATaaaacagaaaagaaaaaagaaaaggagGAACGTCAAGAGTTAAAAGATAAAATCAAAAAGGAAAAGAAGGAGAAAAAGAAAGATAAGGCAGCAGATGGTTTGGTACCCAAGCTGACGCTTAAACTGAGTTCATCCAATTCGAATTCCCCTATGCCTCCAAGTTCACCGGATATTTTCAAACTAAATATAAGGCCAGTCGTTAAAAAAGAGGATGATGCGTCCATTAAAGACGAGCCAACATCGAGAGAGCACAGTCGTTCACCAGAGTTGGCTCAAATCTCTGCCTTAGTAACGAGACCGCCCAAGCAAAAGCATTCGAAGCATAATCACATAGCAGACGGCGAGGCGCTTTCGTCACCCCCTAGTCCATCATCGCCGCCTCGAAGAAGTCGACCTCCTTCCAGTCATTCaaagttaaagaaaatattatttaaaccgATGTCTAAGAAGGCGATTGACGATTTGGATGACGATTCAGTTTCGTTTTCTGAAGAACCCTCGCCTGCAGTCGCTCCAGTGCCGGCGCCTGTGGCTGTGGACAAACCTGGCGGGCCTCTCCCGACTCCCTATTACGTGGATGACCAGGGGAACAAGATCTGGGTCTGTCCCGCCTGTGGAAGACCAGACAATGGCTCGCCTATGATCGGTTGTGACGGTTGCGACGGTTGGTACCATTGGGTATGCGTGGGGATCACTGAAGAGCCGGGTGCGACGGAAGACTGGTTCTGCAAGTCTTGCTTGGCCAAACGGGCGGCGATGGTCTTGGCCGGGGTGCCCTCGGGCAAAAAACGCGGCCGTAAACCCAAGGGAGAAAAAATCAGAGATTGTCATTGA